One Oncorhynchus kisutch isolate 150728-3 linkage group LG11, Okis_V2, whole genome shotgun sequence genomic region harbors:
- the LOC109899433 gene encoding ADP-ribosyl cyclase/cyclic ADP-ribose hydrolase 1 — MEHEGSHRFARKKRRTRLWLIMGLCAVLSLVVILAISLGVVHSHVLSSSSPSSESLKKTIIDKCEAFIQNNKSSSANNCQKIWSAFQQAFVGRDPCNVPMEAYDPLIHTVIQDPVCNRMLFWSKTKKIVHDFTEKRDCFLTLEDTLVGFIMNGLTWCGKEDSNETFTTGCPGWTDCVNNTVRSFWNRASAAFADAACGDVTAMLNGSIATPFSPTSIFATIEVKRFKAAKVKSLSVVLVTKENKGTTCDDPSLQDLQKEIEPKLKYNCKAVPESKIQDCISHPDTACGACW; from the exons ATGGAGCATGAAGGATCGCACCGTTTTGCAAGGAAAAAGCGAAGGACTCGCCTCTGGCTAATCATGGGTCTCTGTGCAGTACTTTCACTTGTCGTTATCCTCGCTATTTCTCTGGGAGTAGTGCACAGTCACGTACTGTCTAGTTCCAGCCCATCGAGTGAAAGCCTAAAAAAAACGATTATTGACAAATGTGAAGCATTTATACAGAACAACAAATCTTCAAG TGCAAACAACTGTCAAAAGATATGGAGTGCATTTCAGCAAGCATTCGTGGGGAGGGACCCATGTAATGTACCGATGGAGGCCTATGACCCCCTTATCCATACTGTGATCCAGGATCCTGTCTGTAACAGG ATGTTGTTTTGGAGCAAAACAAAGAAAATAGTGCATGACTTCACAGAGAAGCGAGATTGCTTCTTGACCCTCGAGGACACACTAGTTGGCTTCATCATGAATGGACTGACCTGGTGTGGCAAGGAGGATAGCAATG AAACGTTCACCACAGGGTGCCCAGGCTGGACAGACTGTGTCAACAACACAGTTCGTTCATTCTGGAATCGGGCCTCAGCAGCA TTTGCAGATGCCGCATGTGGTGATGTCACAGCCATGCTGAATGGATCTATTGCCACTCCTTTCAGCCCCACCAG TATTTTTGCCACCATCGAGGTGAAACGGTTCAAAGCTGCCAAAGTGAAGAGCCTGAGTGTTGTCCTGGTGACCAAGGAGAATAAGGG GACAACCTGTGATGATCCCTCCTTACAAGACCTACAGAAAGAGATAGAGCCAAAACTCAAGTATAATTGCAAGGCGGTTCCTGA